In Pyrenophora tritici-repentis strain M4 chromosome 6, whole genome shotgun sequence, the DNA window CTGTTATGATGAAGGCACTGGATGGGACAACAGGATTACTCCGAAAGGTTCTCTACGTACCTAAGCTCGGCGTGAATCTAATCGCAGCAAGACGGTTGTGTAGGGAGGGACTTCAAGGCATTTTTGATGACAAGAACATGTATTTTAAGGACAAATCAAGAATCGCAGTACAAGCAGCACAGAAGGACGGTCTGTACATCGTAAGCCACATTGCAAGCAAGTACTCAGGAAAGGCGTTTATTGCAGGCAAGACTCGGACCGACAGCAACGATCAAAGCACTGCGGAGGAAAGTCAGGAGACACAACCCGAGACACAATCCGACCAGGACCCAGACGAATCCGAAGAAGACAAGTCCACGAAGAAAGATCGCCGGAACTACAGGCTAATGCACAGACGGTTTGCTCACTACGGCCCAGCAATGCTACGAAACCTGTATAAGGTAACGACAATTGAAAAGATTAAAGTACCCCCAGCCCACAGGCGCTTCTGTGACCCATGCCTTAAAGGCAAGATGAGGAATAAGATGAACAAAATCCTAGCAGAACACAAAAAGGAGGTACTAGCACTAGTATCTCTTGACTTAGCTGGACCGTTCCCTACATCACTCCGCGGAAATAACTACCTTATGCAAATAATCTGCAACCACTCCCGAAAGAACTGGTCGATACCACTGAAAACCAAGGACCAGGCTATCCTAGAGCTACGCAGATGGAAGGCAAAGGTAGAGCTCCAGACTGGGAAGAAGGTGAAGGCCTGCAGATCAGACAATGCGCCAGAACTAAAGCTTGTGATAAACCAGTGGGAAACTGAAGACGGGGTTCAGGCCGACTACACCGTAATTGCGAGCTCGAATCAAAATGGACCAGTGGAGCGAAGCATCCAGACTGCCGAACACGCAATGAGGGCAATGCTCGATGATGCACAACTTCCTATTGAGTTCTGGGACGAGGCCGCTGAGGCTGACGCCTACATCCGCAATAGACTGCCAACAGGACCGCTGGTCGAGGGAAAACCCACGTCTCCAGAGCAGGTATTCTCAGGGAAACGCCCAGGCGTAGACCACGTACGAGTCTGGGGGAGCAAGTGTTACACCTATCTCAATCCAAAGACGCTGCCAGCGAAAGGGAGATTAGACAAGTTAGTGCACCGTGGTCGAGCAGGCGTCtttatgggatattctgaaACTACAGACAAGCAGTTCAAAGTCTACTCTCCTGACCTTGGATATACGCATAGAGTTAGCGTCATCCAAACTAATGAGAAGGTGCCAGGGGGAAAGATAGACCTGAACTTGAGAGTCAAATCAGGTCCAATGGGCACATCTAATGAGCTCATCCCACGGAAAgccagaggaagaccaaAGAAGAACCTAAATCAACTAACTAAACCCGACGCCCTGGATGTTGATATTGAACTgccgccatcatcgccgccattgccgccgccatcatcgccgccaccatcgccgccatcaccgccgccaccatcgccgccTACGCCAGCACCTGCGCACCCATCACCTACCATCACTCCACCCGCGCCAACAGTAGAGGATGAGAGCGAAGAAATGGAGGTAGACGAAGTTACCAACCCAGTAGCAGCCGAACCATCAGCTAGGTATCACTTCAGGACTCGGACCCAAAAGAGAAAGCGAGATACATTTGACGACATGGAGGATGAACATCGCCAAGCCAAAATTGTCAAAGCTATGCTAGCTGTCCTACGAGAGAGCCGAGCTGACGAAGACCCCACAACTGAAATCCCGACATCTACGCACCACCATGAAGAGTCTGCACACGAGACGATTGTTAAAGCCTTCTATACGGTGATTGTAAGTGGAAACCTCGATGTCACGGGACGAGCAGAACTTAGCGGCAAAGCTTTCGCAGCAACAGAAGTTAAAGGCATTAGAATCCCTCAGACCTATAAACAAGCTATAAGCGACCCAGAGAACGCACTGAAGTGGAAAGAGGCAATTGAGGAAGAGATCAGGACTCTTGTGGGGAACGGAACTTGGGAAGAGCTTATTCCACCCCAGGGTGCAAACCTCGTCACCACAAAATGGGTGTTTACTGTCAAGCTTAAAGTTGATGGTACGATTGAGAGGTTCAAGGCCAGACTTGTTGCTCGAGGGTTCAGTCAACAACACGGGATTGACTACACCGAGACTTTCGCCCCGACAGTACGAATGGACACCTTAAGGTTATTCCTTGCTACTGTTGCCAAACAGGGCATGGAATGCTGGCAGTGGGACATCAAGAACGCATTCACTGAGTCATACTTAAAAGAAGACATCTACCTCACAACACCAGCTGGGGTAAAAGTTAAGAAAGGCAACGTTCTGAAGGTTTTGAGGAGTCTTTACGGACTTAAGCAAGCTGGACGAGATTGGAACCTGCTACTTAAGGGGTTCTTAACTGAGATCGGTTTTACACAGAGCCTTGCAGACCCCTGCCTATTCACGCATAAAGGCAGAGGTATTTCACTACTGGTTTATGTTGACgacattgctgctgccgcGAAACTCACTTCAGACTTAGCCTGGTTCGACGAAATGCTCCTTACGAGATTCAACTccaagaacctgggggagaTTCGAAAGATCCTTGGAGTTAGAGTCACCCGCGATAGAGATGACAAAGCTATTTACCTCGATCAACAGCAGTACCTAGAGACAGTCCTAGATAAGTACGGTATCACCTCAGCAAAGTACAAGTCAAAGAAGATCCCTGCTGCAGACTACGAACACCTAAAGCCTGCTACTCCTGAAGACGCCAGAATCGACTCCACACAATATTCACAGATTATTGGAAGCTTAATGTACGCAATGGTATTCACGAGACCAGACATTGCCTTTGTACTTGGACGACTAGCCCAGTACATGAGAGACCCTGTAGAGATGCACGGGACTGCGTTAAAGAATCTAATGAGATATCTACGGTCAACAGTAAAGCAGAAGATTCGCTTCGGTCCAGGAGGAGATCACCAAAACGAGTTTGGGATCTACACCGAcgctgactgggcaagcgatAAGACAGACCGGAAGAGCATGTCTGGGGGAGTCGGAATGTTCTATGGAGGACCATTCTCTTGGGCagcaaagaagcagaagtcAGTGGCAACCTCAAGTGCTGAGTCTGAGTACATCTCACAAGCCATGTACGCCAAGCAGGGACAGTGGGCAGCTCAAGTACTCAGAGATCTCGGCCTGCACCAATACGTCAATGAGAACGGTATCACAGTCCAGATGTACGGTGACAATCAGGGAGCGATTGCACTGGTGAAGAATCCGCATCTGCACGAACGTTCTAAGCACATTGACATCTGCTACCACTTCATTAGAGACCTAGCTGAGCAGAAGAAGCTCCAGATTTCTTATATTCCGACTGACGAGATGGTTGCCGACGGAATGACTAAGCCACTGCAGAGAGTTGCTTTCGAAAGGTTTAAGAAGATGCTGGAGTTATTGATGAAGGGCACTAGAACAAGTCACGTAAGGCCtgtgggggagtgttgagaatacagtccgtaagtgacttggtggtatcaagcggaggagtagtcacatgattggtgacacgtgcaggtgggtcctagcggggagcttggacgcagctgcacgcaacacggatctacgaacgtgtgaatagctccttagtcaatacaatacgagtcgtaccaccactaccgttgtgccttagagagcgctctattaggtagtcatactactactaatagtgccagcttctcaataaTAACTAACATTTCTCCCACAATATTTCCGCATAGACCATGTGGGATAGTGGTTCTTCGGCACGTCTGAGTTTCAGAGTGCTCACATGCACCGCCATTGTAGCCACTGCGAGTCGTTGTACCAGCTCGACACTCTTCGAAGCTTTTCAACATGTTGTCTCGCGTGTTTCCCACAGAACGAAGAACATGACGAGATGTTCTATTTCTTCGGATATTCCTCTCGTCTTCTGGCACATGAAGATCGCTTGACTCCACGTGGGGGCGATGTCGTCCGTTCCATTAGTATCCTCAATCTCATAGCCATCGAATTATAACCACGGTAAGCTGATAATAGGCTGCGGTAGGCCCTGGGAGAGTGACCTGGGAAGAAAACGCGGGCGGTGGGTCGCCGATTATGACAACCTTGGCTCGTGTAATTCTCATTTCACCTTCCCTACCCCTGTTATTCTGTCTTCCACCATCTTCATCAATGTATCCTTCTCCTGTACCGCCTTAACCCTCTCACCCTCTAGTTCGTCTAGTTGTCTCTCTAGCTCTCTCATCCTCTCCACCTGCTCTCTCTCGCTCCAATTTAACCCCGGCAAATGCGCAATCAGCTTCTCAATCTGCTGTTCCTTAAGCGTAATATCCTGTGCCATTTCTTTGAGATCAGCCTCGAACTGCTCTGGCGTGGGTTTGGGCGGGGGCGCGTTGGCAGGCTGAGAAGGGTCGGCGGCCGCGCCTTGTTGTGTGTTTTCGGCAGCGGTGCGGGCTTCAAGTTCGGCAAAGGTATCGAGACGTTGCTGGCCTGGGGGGACGCTTGGGGGTGCATTTTCGCGTATTTGGCGTAGGGCAGCGGACATTTGATTAAGGAGCTGAGCAGTTAGTATGGTGTTTAGAGTGGTATATGGATCTAAGTACCATGTCCAGCTCATCCTGGATCTGGGTGAGGATGTCGCCCATTGTGCGCGGGGGTATGTGTTGAGTCTGGTGAATAGCGCGATTTAGGAAAAGCGAAGGCGCGAGTGGTATCAGATCTAAGTAAGTGTAGTGTGAAGGTGGTGCGTCATGTGGAGGAAGTCGGGTGGAATGGGGCTAGGCTAGCGCGTCATGTCAAAATATACGCGAAAGCGGCAATGGACCGTTCCCGCAACACTCGTTAGTCGACCCTCAGCATATTTGCAGTTGTAGGCTGCGAGCCCCCATCAATCGCTTCAATTCACTGTGAATATGTCCCACCCTTGGTGCTCGTCCCGAATACCGTGATGCGCCCTTCGCTCCTCCCGCCATGGCTCACACAATGCTCGCTGCTCGCATGGCTCCCCCGAGCTACTCCGCACCGCGTCCCTCGCCGAATCGCAACCACGTCTGCCCAAAATGCTGCACCTGTTGATATACCGAAAGTGCCGATACCTCCAAAGACAACTAAACACAACTCATTGGAGTCGTTCATCAAGTATGCCAAGCAAGCCCAGGTACCTACAGGTACGGCTGTTTACATTGGCACCCACTATGAGTATATAGTATCACTAGCCCTTATGCGCTTAGGCTTCTCAACCGTACGCATAGGCGGCAAGTCGGATGCCGGAATAGATCTTATAGGCCATTGGGTGCTAGCTCCATTGCGCGAACCGCTGCCGGTCATCATACAGTGCAAGGCACGGAAGATTCCCATCAATCCAAACCATATCCGCGAACTCGAAGGCTCCTTTCACGGCATACCCTACCAATGGAAGAAAAAGGAGGTCTTCGGTCTACTCGTGACAACCATGAAGGCTACCAAGGGCGTTCTGGAAGCGTTGAGTCAAAGTCGATGTCCTCTCGGCTTTGTGCTCATTTCTAGAGATGGGTTGATTCAGCAGTTTGCCTGGAACCGCGCGGCGTCTGAAAAGGGCCTGGAGGGAGTGGGTGTCACGGTCAGACATACACCTCGCGCTCTACTGCCTGAGGAAGAGCAACAGCAAGAAGACGATGAGTCGGGGAAACCGAAGAAGCGGTTGGCCAAGTTCAAGAACGCGGGCACAGTAAAGGATATCCAGTTGACCTGGATGGGATCGCCCATCTTTCCCGAAAGAGAGCATCTCGACCAGAAGACAATCGAACTCATGCGCTGCATTGGACCCGACAGTTATGGTGACCCATTTGTCCCTGGTGTACAGGTTCCGCGTCGAGGCCGTCAAGCGCAACTCGTTGAGGAAAAGAAGAATGTACCTAGACCTCGTGGTCGACCAAGAACACTCTATACAGAGAAAGTTCCGTCTCCACGCGGAGGCCAAATCGCGCGTGTCCAGAAGGACCATCGGGGCCGACCCAAAGGCCGGAAGAATAGACCAAAGGGGGAAAATCTTGTACCAGAAGAGGAAGAGCAAGAAACAGAAGAAGCACCGGAAGTATCAGAGATA includes these proteins:
- a CDS encoding DUF2034 multi-domain protein, with translation MRPSLLPPWLTQCSLLAWLPRATPHRVPRRIATTSAQNAAPVDIPKVPIPPKTTKHNSLESFIKYAKQAQVPTGTAVYIGTHYEYIVSLALMRLGFSTVRIGGKSDAGIDLIGHWVLAPLREPLPVIIQCKARKIPINPNHIRELEGSFHGIPYQWKKKEVFGLLVTTMKATKGVLEALSQSRCPLGFVLISRDGLIQQFAWNRAASEKGLEGVGVTVRHTPRALLPEEEQQQEDDESGKPKKRLAKFKNAGTVKDIQLTWMGSPIFPEREHLDQKTIELMRCIGPDSYGDPFVPGVQVPRRGRQAQLVEEKKNVPRPRGRPRTLYTEKVPSPRGGQIARVQKDHRGRPKGRKNRPKGENLVPEEEEQETEEAPEVSEIPRKRLGRPPGSKNKPKAPVDTG
- a CDS encoding Mediator RNA polymerase II transcription subunit 21, producing MGDILTQIQDELDMLLNQMSAALRQIRENAPPSVPPGQQRLDTFAELEARTAAENTQQGAAADPSQPANAPPPKPTPEQFEADLKEMAQDITLKEQQIEKLIAHLPGG